In Candidatus Cloacimonadota bacterium, one DNA window encodes the following:
- a CDS encoding diguanylate cyclase, translating into MDFKLIKFDKLLHELKHKQPLEENLSKIIRDIESEFSFQSLGVFLKAPKSDIFRLKISRNISYTYGKKTTFSSHDKFIQELSKFEMIQYKSPKQFKFEKDFTHLLILPLYYKENLLGFLFIDKMDSTFTDPDISKIRMFASIITLVIKIFRQQHEIELLTEMDEILQIYSYKTFLGKADYLLSHVKRYKRDLTMIVLKIANFHESIRIDGIDKTNEQLKQITEMLKRKLRDTDIIGRIYRDRIAILMPETSLDSTINAVERLNTELQDINLHGKLKVAWGIASNNESIKNIEELLRFAEEAAFESTRKTEKITVYKYE; encoded by the coding sequence ATGGATTTCAAATTAATAAAATTTGATAAACTTCTTCATGAACTAAAACATAAACAGCCCTTAGAAGAGAATTTAAGTAAGATCATCCGAGATATCGAATCAGAATTTTCGTTTCAAAGTTTAGGAGTTTTTCTGAAAGCACCAAAATCTGATATTTTCAGACTGAAGATCAGCAGAAATATCAGTTATACTTATGGTAAAAAAACGACATTTTCTTCTCATGATAAATTCATTCAAGAATTATCAAAATTTGAAATGATCCAATACAAATCTCCAAAGCAATTCAAATTTGAAAAAGATTTTACTCATCTTCTGATCCTACCGTTATATTATAAAGAAAACCTTTTGGGTTTTTTGTTCATAGATAAAATGGATTCAACTTTTACTGATCCAGATATCTCCAAAATTCGGATGTTTGCTTCAATCATCACTCTTGTTATTAAAATATTCAGACAACAACACGAAATTGAATTATTAACGGAGATGGATGAAATCCTTCAAATATATTCATATAAAACATTTCTGGGAAAAGCTGACTATTTATTATCTCATGTTAAAAGGTATAAAAGAGATCTGACAATGATCGTTTTGAAAATCGCTAATTTTCATGAAAGTATTCGCATCGACGGAATCGACAAGACCAACGAACAATTAAAACAGATTACTGAAATGTTAAAAAGAAAGCTAAGGGATACTGATATTATCGGCAGGATCTATCGCGATCGAATAGCAATTCTAATGCCGGAAACTTCTCTCGATAGCACGATCAATGCTGTTGAAAGATTGAATACTGAATTACAAGATATAAATTTACACGGTAAATTAAAAGTTGCCTGGGGAATTGCTTCGAATAATGAATCGATAAAAAATATTGAGGAATTATTGAGGTTTGCAGAAGAAGCCGCATTTGAATCAACCAGGAAAACAGAAAAGATAACAGTTTACAAATATGAATAG